From one Pseudomonas fluorescens genomic stretch:
- a CDS encoding Fe2+-dependent dioxygenase translates to MLLHISGLFSTEEVQRIREALEQTEWADGKLTAGYQSAKAKHNLQLPEGHPLAKEIGTALIERLWQHPQFMSAALPHKVFPPLINCYREGGNFGFHIDNALRQPRGSHERVRTDLSSTLFLSNPEDYDGGELVIQDTFGVQQVKLAAGDLVLYPGTSLHKVNPVTRGARYAAFFWTQSLVREDSQRALLFEMDNAIQQLGADVPDHPALIQLTGTYHNLLRRWVEV, encoded by the coding sequence ATGCTGCTACATATTTCCGGCCTGTTCTCCACCGAGGAGGTCCAACGCATTCGCGAGGCGCTGGAGCAAACCGAATGGGCCGACGGCAAGCTCACCGCGGGCTACCAGTCGGCCAAGGCCAAGCACAACCTGCAATTGCCCGAAGGCCACCCGCTGGCCAAGGAGATCGGCACGGCGCTGATCGAGCGCCTATGGCAGCATCCGCAGTTCATGTCGGCGGCGCTTCCACACAAGGTTTTCCCGCCGCTGATCAACTGCTACCGCGAGGGCGGCAATTTCGGCTTCCATATCGATAACGCCTTGCGCCAGCCCCGCGGCAGCCACGAGCGGGTGCGTACCGACCTGTCCTCGACGCTGTTCCTGAGCAACCCCGAGGACTACGACGGTGGCGAGCTGGTGATCCAGGACACCTTCGGCGTGCAGCAGGTGAAGCTGGCGGCGGGGGATCTGGTGTTGTACCCGGGTACCAGCCTGCACAAGGTCAACCCGGTGACCCGTGGTGCACGTTATGCGGCGTTCTTCTGGACTCAGAGTCTGGTGCGCGAAGACAGCCAGCGTGCGTTGCTGTTCGAGATGGACAATGCCATCCAGCAACTGGGCGCCGATGTGCCTGATCATCCGGCGCTGATCCAGCTGACCGGCACCTACCATAACCTGCTGCGCCGCTGGGTCGAGGTCTGA
- a CDS encoding tetratricopeptide repeat protein, whose protein sequence is MTFALRNRQELDSEQFAQMLQHSPAKAAQALLAAAGQDIVEAQLLLGQILLDGRGIEQDPALARRWFSIAASRGSAMAHNMLGRCLEHGWGGAEDLTAAADRYRQAARAGLDWGMYNFANLLATGRGVTEDSAAALVLYRQAAELGHAKSMNLLGRYLEEGLHCPRDEGGAQGWYQRSAEAGDFRGQFSHAGVLAAKGQTHEALVWLEQALAIGNVNFLRVAGPALEQAGQAEIRALAPAYRARLLQLQTGPEGAAGQPDTTLTGSKPSAAGSR, encoded by the coding sequence ATGACCTTTGCGTTACGCAATCGCCAGGAACTGGACAGCGAACAGTTCGCCCAGATGCTCCAACACAGCCCGGCCAAGGCTGCCCAGGCATTGTTGGCCGCCGCAGGGCAGGACATCGTTGAGGCGCAGTTGCTGCTCGGGCAGATTCTCCTCGACGGTCGCGGTATCGAGCAGGATCCGGCCCTGGCCCGGCGTTGGTTCAGCATTGCCGCCAGCCGTGGCAGTGCCATGGCGCACAACATGCTCGGGCGTTGTCTGGAGCATGGCTGGGGTGGGGCAGAGGATCTTACGGCGGCAGCTGATCGTTATCGTCAGGCGGCCCGCGCCGGCCTCGATTGGGGGATGTACAACTTCGCCAATCTGCTTGCCACTGGTCGCGGCGTGACAGAGGACAGTGCTGCAGCCCTGGTTCTATATCGCCAGGCGGCCGAACTCGGTCATGCCAAGTCGATGAACCTTTTGGGGCGTTATCTGGAAGAAGGGTTGCATTGCCCGCGTGATGAAGGCGGCGCGCAAGGTTGGTATCAGCGCTCGGCAGAGGCTGGGGATTTCCGCGGGCAGTTCAGCCATGCCGGGGTGCTGGCCGCCAAAGGGCAGACGCACGAGGCCCTGGTTTGGCTGGAGCAGGCATTGGCCATTGGTAACGTGAACTTCCTGAGGGTTGCAGGACCTGCGCTGGAGCAGGCCGGGCAAGCCGAAATCCGCGCCCTGGCGCCGGCCTACCGGGCCCGTTTGCTGCAACTGCAAACGGGCCCCGAAG